From a single Streptomyces rubradiris genomic region:
- a CDS encoding DMT family transporter encodes MSTRSGLLVAGYPALVPMALAHLLFGRGLGHVTASTAATLILLEPVMAAVLSVVVAGEHVDPLGWAGIVLVGVGLLILDDRE; translated from the coding sequence TTGAGCACGCGCTCGGGGTTGTTGGTGGCCGGCTATCCGGCACTGGTCCCCATGGCGCTCGCCCACCTCCTCTTCGGGCGGGGCCTGGGCCACGTCACGGCGAGCACGGCGGCCACCCTGATCCTGCTGGAACCGGTGATGGCCGCGGTGTTGAGCGTGGTGGTCGCGGGCGAGCACGTGGACCCGCTCGGGTGGGCCGGGATCGTCCTGGTCGGTGTCGGCTTACTGATCCTCGACGATCGTGAGTAG
- a CDS encoding uracil-xanthine permease family protein, translating to MAVVEHAVVPAHQGPHPVDVRPPWRRLVPLSLQHLLVAYAGMATMPLLVGTALHLPEDRTRLLISANLLVSGVATVLQSLGPKWFGARLPIVMGSTFTAITPAVLIGQQHGLAAVFGATVVSGLVTLAVAPWFGRCLHLFPPLVTGTIIAVIGFSLVPSAAGLIAGEGAGGSGGRGLALAAGTVLLVVVVERVAPPALARFSVLLAMTMGTVAALPLGLFDGSGVADARVVTAPDPTAFGAPAFVVPAIAAMLVVQLVNMVESVGDTLAVGQIVGRGNDAPTVVRALRADGAATVLSGALASFPIVTFGQSVGLVSVTRVRSRHVVALSGVLMVVLAFVPVLGAAVAAVPGPVLGGVSLVMFGTVGAVGLRILARADLTEPRNLLTVALAFALGMIPLGAPDFYAPLPSYLRTVLDSGIAVTGIVAFLLHLLFSPTGAARHGKESAR from the coding sequence ATGGCTGTTGTCGAGCATGCCGTCGTGCCCGCACACCAAGGGCCTCACCCCGTCGATGTACGGCCGCCGTGGCGGCGGCTTGTGCCGCTGAGCCTGCAGCATCTGCTCGTCGCGTACGCGGGCATGGCTACGATGCCGCTGCTCGTGGGGACCGCGCTCCATCTGCCCGAGGACCGGACAAGGCTGCTCATCAGCGCGAACCTGCTGGTCAGCGGGGTCGCCACCGTGTTGCAGTCGCTGGGTCCGAAATGGTTCGGGGCGCGGTTGCCGATCGTGATGGGCTCCACGTTCACCGCGATCACCCCCGCCGTCCTCATCGGGCAGCAGCACGGGCTCGCCGCCGTGTTCGGGGCGACCGTCGTGTCCGGCCTGGTGACGCTGGCCGTCGCTCCCTGGTTCGGACGCTGTCTGCATCTGTTTCCGCCGCTGGTCACCGGGACGATCATCGCTGTCATCGGGTTCTCGTTGGTGCCTTCGGCGGCCGGTCTTATCGCCGGGGAGGGGGCCGGCGGCAGCGGTGGCCGCGGGCTCGCGCTCGCCGCCGGGACGGTGCTGCTCGTGGTCGTCGTGGAGCGCGTCGCGCCGCCCGCGCTCGCCCGGTTCTCGGTGCTTCTCGCCATGACCATGGGGACCGTGGCCGCACTGCCGCTGGGATTGTTCGACGGGTCGGGGGTCGCGGACGCGCGCGTCGTCACGGCACCCGATCCGACCGCTTTCGGGGCGCCCGCGTTCGTGGTGCCCGCCATCGCGGCGATGCTGGTCGTGCAGCTCGTGAACATGGTGGAGTCCGTCGGCGACACCCTCGCGGTCGGCCAGATCGTCGGCCGTGGCAACGACGCGCCCACCGTCGTACGGGCGCTGCGCGCGGACGGGGCCGCCACTGTGCTGTCGGGGGCGCTCGCCTCCTTCCCCATCGTGACGTTCGGGCAGTCGGTGGGCCTGGTGAGCGTGACTCGTGTGAGGAGCCGTCATGTGGTGGCTCTGTCGGGAGTGTTGATGGTGGTGCTCGCGTTCGTGCCCGTACTCGGGGCCGCCGTCGCCGCCGTGCCGGGGCCGGTCCTCGGCGGCGTCTCGCTGGTCATGTTCGGGACCGTGGGCGCCGTCGGGCTGCGCATCCTCGCACGCGCCGATCTGACCGAGCCGCGGAATCTGCTGACCGTCGCCCTCGCCTTCGCGCTCGGCATGATCCCCCTCGGCGCACCGGACTTCTACGCGCCGCTCCCCTCGTACCTGCGCACCGTCCTGGACAGCGGCATCGCCGTCACCGGGATCGTGGCGTTCCTGCTCCATCTGCTGTTCTCCCCCACGGGAGCGGCCCGTCACGGGAAGGAGTCCGCCCGATGA
- a CDS encoding tRNA-binding protein has protein sequence MTATESAANRDEQTTEKIDAGQFFQCELRVGRVVEVEDFPEARKPAYKVAVDFGPAGVLRTSAQVTHYDRDVLKGRLVVGVVNLKPKRIAGFRSEFLLLGSFDAKGRAQLLTPAQGATPGDLVG, from the coding sequence ATGACAGCCACCGAGTCCGCAGCCAACCGGGACGAACAGACCACGGAGAAGATCGACGCCGGACAGTTCTTCCAGTGCGAGCTGCGGGTGGGACGTGTGGTCGAGGTCGAGGACTTCCCCGAGGCCAGGAAGCCCGCGTACAAAGTGGCCGTCGACTTCGGTCCGGCGGGCGTCCTGCGCACGAGCGCACAGGTCACACACTACGACCGCGATGTGCTGAAGGGCCGGCTGGTCGTCGGCGTGGTCAACCTCAAGCCCAAGCGGATCGCCGGCTTCCGGAGCGAGTTCCTGCTGCTCGGGTCGTTCGACGCCAAGGGCCGGGCCCAGCTCCTCACTCCGGCGCAAGGGGCGACGCCCGGAGACCTCGTGGGCTGA
- a CDS encoding NUDIX hydrolase, translating to MTQVEPGSDDTIKPPKVPWTEGSRTVLNGIGVHLHLEDGEGRVLLGLRHPDSAYAGNLWHYLAGRCERESAVTCLIREAWEEAGLVIDPADVELLHVLHVVDAPGGQPLMQMVFRARRWEGTPEVREPDKCLAWRWWHVTDLPAQLVPYARAAIEGIRVGRIYTELGWPTPARRPEKRS from the coding sequence TTGACGCAAGTCGAACCAGGCAGCGATGACACCATCAAGCCGCCGAAAGTCCCGTGGACCGAGGGCAGCCGGACCGTGCTGAATGGCATCGGCGTCCATCTCCACCTGGAAGACGGTGAGGGCCGGGTGCTCCTGGGCCTGCGCCACCCCGACTCGGCGTACGCGGGGAACTTGTGGCACTACCTGGCGGGGCGGTGCGAGCGGGAGTCCGCTGTCACGTGCCTGATCCGGGAGGCGTGGGAAGAAGCGGGTCTGGTCATCGATCCCGCGGACGTGGAACTGCTGCATGTGCTTCATGTCGTGGACGCCCCAGGCGGGCAGCCGTTGATGCAGATGGTCTTCCGTGCGCGCCGTTGGGAGGGCACGCCGGAGGTGAGGGAGCCGGACAAGTGCCTCGCCTGGCGGTGGTGGCATGTCACGGACTTGCCTGCGCAACTCGTCCCTTACGCGCGAGCGGCGATCGAGGGGATCCGAGTGGGTCGGATCTACACAGAGCTGGGGTGGCCCACTCCGGCTCGTCGGCCGGAGAAGCGTTCATGA
- a CDS encoding bacteriocin fulvocin C-related protein gives MALPLTRRLGVRATFRVLSALGRLREQIHQPLVSPADDTKRFSRKQFFRLGAGATVAGGLLFTGRAPAFAEERRSAAAAWVTAHRDRLPQTYREIIAYSPDYRRAIHAALPTSTRARLWREHVASYRAAHPPTTSEQKRALADLERYISDDAVFGSDKSDARVRADQEMSRQMIAAFGADEAYRVMASLGPAEPVPVRAEYCSCADASDFCRIGTHCQYRVSCERIPSGCGAWWDYTCDGHCFRNG, from the coding sequence ATGGCCCTTCCCCTCACCCGTCGTCTCGGGGTGCGCGCCACCTTCCGGGTCCTGAGCGCTCTCGGCCGGCTGCGCGAGCAGATCCATCAGCCGCTGGTCAGCCCCGCCGATGACACGAAGCGGTTCAGCCGTAAGCAGTTCTTCCGCCTGGGCGCCGGGGCCACCGTCGCCGGGGGCCTGCTGTTCACCGGAAGGGCGCCGGCCTTCGCCGAGGAACGCCGTTCCGCCGCCGCGGCGTGGGTGACGGCCCACCGGGACCGGCTGCCGCAGACATACCGGGAGATCATCGCCTATTCGCCCGACTACCGCAGGGCCATCCACGCCGCGCTGCCAACCTCCACCCGCGCGCGCCTGTGGCGCGAGCACGTCGCGAGCTACCGGGCCGCCCACCCGCCCACGACCTCGGAGCAGAAGCGGGCCCTCGCCGACCTGGAGCGTTACATCTCCGATGACGCGGTGTTCGGCAGCGACAAGTCGGACGCACGGGTCCGGGCGGACCAGGAGATGAGCCGGCAGATGATCGCGGCGTTCGGCGCCGACGAGGCCTACCGCGTCATGGCGTCTCTCGGCCCGGCCGAGCCGGTCCCGGTCAGGGCCGAGTACTGCAGCTGTGCCGACGCGTCGGACTTCTGCCGTATCGGAACGCACTGCCAGTACCGGGTTTCCTGCGAACGGATCCCGAGCGGCTGCGGAGCCTGGTGGGACTACACCTGCGACGGTCACTGCTTCCGGAACGGGTAG
- a CDS encoding amidohydrolase family protein, protein MTLGTITDVTVHTGSRWLPGMDVHIADGRVTAISAHGELPSRGEVLDGRGGHLTPGLVNTHTHLFQTGLRGIGEGLGLLAWLSAVGEEAVLLTPERAYAAAAAAAAEALRSGTTTLVEHMWPHPSPEVHDAVLRALKDSGVRAVLCRGVADRADRSRKWGFDPRLMQPLKEALAHTDELISQARGSRVNVGVAVPNPRCLTPEGMGAVRTYAEERGLPVSLHLLETTTDDTMCRDRTGVGAVEYLERAGFLWERLLAVHCVELDAEGRATLARHGVGVSYNPLSNMRLGSGIAPVPEMLEAGLSVGLGVDGAASNDTQDILEALRIGAYLQRAAHRKADLFGFPEMFTMAVGGANRVLGIEENQDGGVWVGMRADLVLHRFDRDYACLPVRDPGATLLTCAGSRTVASVLVGGEVLVRDGEHVRLSSRELAAGLARWSPCGD, encoded by the coding sequence ATGACTCTCGGGACGATCACGGACGTCACTGTCCACACCGGGAGCCGCTGGTTGCCCGGTATGGACGTGCACATTGCCGACGGACGGGTCACGGCGATCTCGGCACACGGTGAACTCCCGTCCAGGGGTGAGGTCTTGGACGGACGCGGCGGACACCTGACGCCTGGCCTCGTCAACACCCACACCCACCTCTTCCAGACGGGACTGCGCGGCATCGGCGAGGGGCTCGGGCTGCTCGCGTGGCTGAGTGCCGTCGGCGAGGAGGCGGTGCTGCTCACGCCCGAGCGGGCCTACGCGGCCGCCGCCGCGGCGGCGGCCGAAGCACTGCGCAGCGGCACCACCACGCTCGTCGAGCACATGTGGCCGCACCCGTCGCCCGAGGTGCACGACGCAGTACTTCGGGCTCTCAAGGACAGCGGCGTAAGGGCCGTGCTGTGCCGGGGCGTCGCCGACCGGGCCGACCGGAGCCGCAAGTGGGGCTTCGATCCGCGGCTGATGCAGCCGTTGAAGGAGGCCCTCGCGCACACCGACGAACTGATCTCGCAGGCGCGCGGCAGCCGAGTGAACGTCGGCGTGGCCGTGCCCAATCCGCGGTGTCTGACGCCGGAGGGCATGGGCGCCGTGCGCACGTACGCCGAGGAGCGCGGACTGCCCGTCTCGCTGCACCTGCTGGAGACCACCACGGACGACACGATGTGCCGTGACCGTACAGGGGTCGGCGCCGTCGAGTATCTGGAGCGGGCCGGGTTTCTGTGGGAACGGCTGCTCGCCGTGCACTGCGTGGAGCTCGACGCCGAGGGGCGGGCCACCCTCGCCCGGCACGGCGTCGGTGTCTCGTACAACCCGCTGAGCAATATGCGGCTCGGCAGCGGGATCGCACCGGTGCCCGAGATGCTGGAGGCCGGCCTGAGTGTCGGTCTCGGGGTCGACGGGGCCGCCAGCAACGACACGCAGGACATCCTGGAGGCGTTGCGCATCGGCGCGTACCTGCAGCGGGCCGCGCACCGCAAGGCGGATCTGTTCGGGTTCCCCGAGATGTTCACGATGGCGGTGGGTGGCGCGAACCGGGTGCTCGGGATCGAGGAGAACCAGGACGGCGGGGTGTGGGTGGGGATGCGGGCGGACCTCGTCCTGCACCGCTTCGACCGGGACTACGCCTGCCTTCCGGTCCGCGATCCGGGTGCGACGCTGTTGACGTGCGCGGGTAGCAGGACGGTGGCGTCCGTGCTGGTCGGAGGCGAGGTGCTGGTACGCGACGGGGAGCATGTCCGGTTGTCGTCACGGGAGTTGGCGGCAGGTCTCGCCCGTTGGAGCCCGTGCGGCGACTGA
- a CDS encoding isopenicillin N synthase family dioxygenase, which produces MANTTYTLDELAKESRMGGAGTETSAREVRRIDLTDCERRKAEITGELWAAATDIGFFQLVNHGIEPGVVDGAFADAEAFFALPEEVKARHALKKGLNSGWESMTQVRPSTGTPDQKESYQVTRPHMEGLWPDDVLPGFQERVLAFEARCRDLAMWVLSCFADRLGLPEGFFARAHDPVSPRYQSTLRMLHYFAVPDDAVIPANVWRAGAHTDFDCLTLLFQRDGQGGLQVCPGKEAEAQEWTPVEPADSVITCNIGDMLMRWSDDRLPSNFHRVRSPGPDEDRSARHSIAFFAQADRDVVIEGPEGRYPPITSGDYIQQRIAANFERPGPGHPGGQARGGRPRRG; this is translated from the coding sequence ATGGCGAACACCACGTACACACTCGACGAGTTGGCCAAGGAGTCCCGCATGGGCGGGGCCGGGACGGAGACGTCCGCCCGGGAGGTCCGCCGCATCGACCTCACCGACTGCGAGCGCCGCAAGGCGGAGATCACCGGGGAACTGTGGGCCGCCGCCACCGACATCGGCTTCTTTCAGCTGGTCAACCACGGCATCGAACCCGGCGTCGTGGACGGCGCGTTCGCCGACGCCGAGGCCTTCTTCGCCCTGCCGGAGGAGGTCAAGGCGCGGCACGCCTTGAAGAAGGGGCTCAACTCCGGTTGGGAGTCGATGACCCAGGTGCGCCCCTCGACCGGGACGCCCGACCAGAAGGAGTCGTACCAGGTGACCCGCCCGCACATGGAGGGGCTGTGGCCGGACGACGTGCTGCCGGGGTTCCAAGAGCGCGTGCTGGCGTTCGAAGCGCGCTGCCGGGATCTGGCGATGTGGGTGCTGTCCTGCTTCGCGGACAGGCTGGGGCTGCCCGAGGGGTTCTTCGCGCGCGCCCACGACCCGGTGAGCCCGCGGTACCAGTCGACCCTGCGGATGCTGCACTACTTCGCCGTGCCGGACGACGCCGTGATTCCCGCGAACGTGTGGCGGGCCGGGGCGCACACCGACTTCGACTGCCTGACGCTGCTGTTCCAGCGGGACGGGCAGGGCGGGCTGCAGGTGTGCCCGGGTAAGGAGGCCGAGGCGCAGGAGTGGACGCCGGTCGAGCCGGCGGACTCCGTGATCACCTGCAACATCGGGGACATGCTGATGCGGTGGAGTGACGACCGGCTCCCGTCGAACTTCCACCGGGTCAGGTCGCCGGGGCCTGACGAGGACCGGTCGGCCCGCCACAGCATCGCGTTCTTCGCGCAAGCCGACCGTGACGTGGTGATCGAGGGCCCGGAGGGCCGCTATCCGCCGATCACCTCGGGCGACTACATCCAGCAGCGGATCGCTGCGAACTTCGAGCGGCCAGGGCCTGGACACCCCGGCGGGCAAGCGCGCGGCGGACGCCCCAGGCGAGGTTGA